The candidate division TA06 bacterium genome includes a window with the following:
- the ispG gene encoding flavodoxin-dependent (E)-4-hydroxy-3-methylbut-2-enyl-diphosphate synthase codes for MSKNLNSRSGPSTKTKAVSIGGLHIGGGHPVSIQSMTNTDTADQRATLTQIKRLEKAGCQIVRLAVPDQEAARALKQIRQGTKMPLVADIHFDHRLALLALEAGVDKLRINPGNIGSRDKIKQVVKAAALRGVPIRIGVNAGSLEKDILARHGRPTASGLVESALRHVAILEDLGFTDIVISLKGSEVPMTIEAYRIMSRRSKYPLHLGITEAGTAYAGAIRSAVGIGSLLSQGIGDTVRVSLSGDPVKEVEAARIILQSLDLGSFGPVVLACPTCGRARIDVAGIASLVERKIKNFKTPLKIAVMGCAVNGPGEARQADIGIAGGNKGRGLLFKKGKVAEMVDEKMMVERLLAEISIISQQ; via the coding sequence ATGAGCAAGAATCTTAATTCCCGATCGGGGCCAAGCACCAAGACCAAAGCTGTAAGTATCGGCGGGCTGCACATCGGCGGTGGGCACCCCGTTTCCATCCAGTCCATGACCAATACCGACACCGCTGACCAGAGGGCAACTTTGACGCAGATCAAGCGGCTGGAGAAAGCCGGCTGCCAGATCGTACGTTTGGCCGTGCCTGACCAGGAAGCGGCCCGGGCCTTAAAACAGATCCGGCAGGGGACTAAAATGCCGCTGGTGGCCGACATCCATTTTGACCACCGCCTGGCCCTGCTGGCTCTGGAGGCCGGGGTGGACAAACTGCGGATAAACCCCGGCAACATAGGCTCCAGGGACAAGATCAAACAGGTGGTCAAAGCCGCCGCCCTGAGGGGCGTTCCCATCAGGATCGGGGTCAATGCCGGGTCGCTGGAAAAGGACATCCTGGCCAGGCACGGCCGCCCCACCGCGTCAGGGCTGGTGGAAAGCGCTTTGCGGCATGTTGCAATCCTGGAAGACCTGGGCTTTACCGATATAGTGATCTCGCTCAAAGGCTCGGAAGTGCCCATGACCATCGAGGCATATCGCATAATGTCCCGAAGATCCAAATATCCCCTGCATCTGGGGATCACCGAGGCCGGTACGGCCTATGCCGGGGCCATTCGTTCAGCGGTGGGGATCGGGTCGCTTTTGTCACAGGGAATCGGGGACACAGTCCGGGTCTCTCTCTCCGGCGACCCAGTCAAGGAAGTGGAGGCGGCCCGGATCATCCTGCAGTCCCTGGACCTGGGAAGCTTCGGGCCGGTGGTGCTGGCCTGTCCCACCTGCGGCCGGGCCAGGATAGATGTGGCTGGGATAGCTAGCCTGGTGGAGAGAAAAATCAAGAACTTCAAAACCCCGTTAAAGATCGCAGTGATGGGATGCGCCGTAAACGGACCGGGCGAGGCCCGCCAGGCCGACATCGGCATCGCAGGCGGAAACAAAGGCCGGGGGCTGCTGTTCAAAAAGGGGAAGGTAGCGGAGATGG
- a CDS encoding tetratricopeptide repeat protein produces the protein MIKKWLSLAAMIVTFAGMSLMLMGCDPVLSGALVHMQQDDYDGAIKVLNDGIAQAPGNGQYHALLAQCYVSTRKFKEAGPAYEMAIKNWPDKRDSLIKVRDHEWGLLLGSAQKNMKQMTVVAPESVKAYSDNAIKYLNQAVDFAPDKADNYAVYGSYYSISGNNEEARKMFEKAVKMDPNNVKLNLTIAKNLAQAGNADEAIKYYKKYVELKKDDFEGFLELGKIHMQKKMYAEAVEAFVKASTLKKDDFLSFYFLGSAYLQVGKFQDAIQAFTASSVIDPNNKNVWYNLGQAYYSAKDYPKAAENFDKVVKIDNKDLEAWVFVGYLSEKMKDYQKALDAYKTLVTLKPESVEYWGSLSQVYGKMGRKAEAEDAAKKAKALEKK, from the coding sequence ATGATCAAGAAGTGGTTATCCCTGGCCGCAATGATTGTAACCTTTGCAGGTATGAGTTTGATGCTGATGGGTTGCGATCCGGTGCTTAGCGGGGCCCTGGTCCACATGCAGCAGGATGATTATGATGGAGCTATTAAGGTGCTCAATGACGGGATCGCCCAAGCTCCGGGCAATGGGCAGTATCATGCCTTGCTGGCTCAATGTTATGTCAGCACCCGTAAGTTCAAGGAAGCCGGACCAGCCTATGAAATGGCCATCAAGAACTGGCCAGATAAGAGGGATTCTCTGATCAAGGTCCGGGATCATGAATGGGGATTATTGCTCGGAAGCGCTCAGAAGAACATGAAGCAGATGACTGTTGTGGCCCCGGAATCGGTAAAAGCCTATTCCGATAACGCCATTAAATATCTGAATCAGGCAGTGGATTTTGCACCGGATAAAGCCGACAACTACGCGGTTTACGGGTCATATTACAGCATCAGCGGCAATAACGAGGAAGCCAGGAAGATGTTTGAAAAGGCTGTTAAAATGGACCCCAACAATGTCAAACTGAATCTGACCATAGCCAAAAATCTTGCCCAAGCGGGGAATGCTGATGAGGCCATCAAATATTACAAAAAATATGTGGAGTTGAAGAAAGACGATTTTGAGGGATTTTTGGAACTGGGAAAAATCCATATGCAGAAAAAAATGTATGCTGAAGCAGTTGAAGCTTTTGTAAAAGCTTCAACTTTAAAGAAAGACGATTTTTTAAGTTTTTATTTCCTGGGCAGTGCCTACCTGCAGGTCGGTAAATTTCAGGACGCAATTCAGGCGTTTACAGCTTCTTCTGTGATCGATCCCAACAACAAGAACGTATGGTATAATCTGGGGCAGGCATATTATAGTGCCAAGGATTATCCAAAAGCAGCCGAAAATTTTGACAAAGTAGTGAAGATAGACAATAAAGACCTGGAGGCTTGGGTGTTTGTGGGCTACTTGTCTGAAAAAATGAAGGATTATCAGAAAGCGCTGGATGCCTACAAAACCCTGGTAACACTAAAACCAGAATCGGTAGAGTACTGGGGAAGCCTTTCCCAGGTATACGGCAAGATGGGCCGCAAGGCAGAGGCAGAAGATGCCGCCAAGAAAGCCAAAGCCCTGGAAAAGAAATAA